DNA sequence from the Gouania willdenowi chromosome 21, fGouWil2.1, whole genome shotgun sequence genome:
CACGACCAGTGAACAAGCAGACTTGGGATGGAAGGAAGGCCACATATTGAAAGGCTTGAAACGTCTTCAAATGTCCAACTTGAAAGAGGCTTCATCCCTTGCATCTGTTCCACACTGCAAAGATTGTATGACTTCAAATGAAGGCATTTATTCTCTTGGTGTCAAGTGTGGCCAGCAAAGTACTGCAACAAAAAAACCTGCACCTACAACCAAACTCGTCATCCCTGAACTGCAAATTCCCACCCTGGACTCTGATGGTGCAGAAGAGGAACCAAATAAACTGGGAAATGGAGAATCTAACAGCCACACAGAAAATGTACTTCTCTGCTTAGAAAATCTGGATGCCAGCAGGGATATTGTTCAAAATATTCAAGATGATCCTGTGAAACTGTTTCACTCCCCCGTCACTGACAATTACCAATTTTTGGAAAGCCCTTTGTTAAAACCTGGCATAAGTCCAACTGATAGCCTCACACAGTTgggggacaaaaacaaaagttcattagaaaaaggcaaaagtaTTAAATTTagtgacaaaaataataatcaagaaAGATCTACTGAACGCAAATCCCGACTTGATCAGATCAAAAGACAACAAGGGAGACTTCCTATTAAGCTGATTGAAAGTGGAACAAATATTGTTAGCCTCTCTGTTCAGCATACTGGCACACAAGCTTTGAGCTGCATGAATGAAGCCAGACAGCGCAGCTCATCACTGGATGTCCCTTACTACCGAAATCAGGGAAGTCAACCTGGTAGTGAAAATCAGGACCTCAGCGATTCAGAGTCTTCACAAAGGAAACCCAAACCTCAGCTTTGTGACTCAGCAAGAAAAGCGTTCATTCTCCGAAGCAAAAGTGCAGATGCAGGACAAGACCAACTCAAGCATACACATTCCCCTCTTCACCAGAAACTTATCAAAGACCCTAAATCTAAAGGACAGTTAATCCAGAACCCTACTGCGCACAGTGTTCCCAACAAGCGAACAAATCTAAGTAAAACTCAAGCTTCAAGCAAAGGCTTGTTGTGTGAAATTGAGAAAGATGGCTCTTTGCCAGTATCAACAAGCTCCAAGTCCCTTGAGTGTGTACGATCCCCTCTTGCCTCTCCTGTGAAACACTCAAAGACGTGCAGGACCCCTGTGGTTTGTGACAGCTCAAAAAGTCCAACAAAATCATCTTGGCCAAACACCAAATTCCCTTTAAATAATGACTCCATCGAGGAAAACATCTATGACAACCAGCCCTGTTCTCCAAGAAAACAACGGCGTCAAGACAAGCACTGGGATGCATCCCTTCCTGAATATTGGCCACAATCCCCACCTCTACCTCCTGGTCGAAGTACCTCTCTACTTGAGCCTATTAACAACTCAACAAATGATCAAACATCTTCAGGTCAGCTACAAAGCTCTACTACTGGGAAGATAATCAACATACAAGACAATCAACACATGGGTACAGATGGTGAGCTACTGAAAAACCTTCCTGCTCAAAACTATCATGGCCACTTATCCAAAATAATACAAGGTCAAGAATCACTAGGCACAGAATCAATTCAGTTACTTACAGATCAAACCGCTACATCCTTTAATGAAAATTGTGCTTTCTCTCTTTTGCCAAGTCAGAGCATTTTGCAAAGATCCCAGCAGAGTATTAGCGAGCCAAAGCTTTCTGAAGTAATACCTCCAGTTTACTCTAATATTTACTACCATGGGATTGCCAAGAATCCTCAGATTTCTGTCTCGAGAGCTATTAAAAGAAGTCTTCCAGTAAATGCTAAGTCTCACGAGGCTATTGCAGGACAGGAAACAAATACCTTTCTTATCTTTGGAAGACAAAACCAAGAGGATTCAAATATGTCCGCACAGAGAGCCCAGAGCTTTCAGACTTTTACATGTGATCCCCAGATGATTCATGACTGTGGAGCACATGAGAAAGCCCACAAGAAGATTGAGCTACGATGTAACTCATTAGATTCAGAGCCCACTGTTCAACCAGTCGCATCAGACAGTGGTGTAATGTTAGACTGGGGATTTGATGAAGAAGGTTGGCTTTTCAAGCGCTCTGTGTCTGTATCTACAAGGCCTCCACTGAAACCAGTTATGGGAATGAATGGAGCAAAGGCTAGAAGTCAGAGCTTTGGTGCACGCTACATGGACAGACCAAGCTTTAACAGATCTGGAAAGGTTCGCACACAGATCAAAACACACTCAGGGAGTTCCTTGAACTCTCTTGGTGATGTTCTTCCAGGCAGTATGAGTTGCTCCAGCAGCTACCATTGTCCAATGAATCGATCCCTGTTGAATAACTTTTTAATTGAAGAAGGACTAGCTGTTCCCTCACATTTGGGGTCTTCCAGTGAGAGACTACAGAGTCTGAAACAACAGCGAGAGCAGGCTAGGCGTCTTCAGATTGAACAGCAGTTCTCAAGTGCATTTGGGGAGCCGGTCTCTGAAGAACCAGAAAGGCAAAGTACAATAACTACAATTGAAGAGAAAGTGATGCTCGGTATCGAGGAGAACTTACACAAATCTAAAGAGCAGGAGCGAAGCCAAGAAGTTAAACAAAAACCTGGCTCAAGCTTGGCAAACTGGTTTGGCTTTCGTAAGAGTAAACTTCCTGCTCCAAGTAACAAAAAAGCTGACCCACCAAAagctaaagaagaaaaaagggagCAAAAGATTACATCACTTCTTGGAGGAAAGCAGACAAAggcagagaaaaagagagacagaaGGAAAAGCGATGGCAAAGACAGGTGAGAAATTTGGTACaatagataaaaaatacacactagCAATGCTTTATAAATCTTTCTCACAGCTTTATCTTTTGAACAGATTTTCTCATACCCAGTTTTCTAAGAATACTCGAACCATGTAGACCCATGTATTAGCCCCTATCCCCTTGATAATTTTTCAGATGGTTTTTATTGAGTATTACAGGCATATTTCATTATATTGGCAGTGATCTATCACTGAAATTACACTTGACCTGTTTAATAAGAATCTTAGGGTCTCAGTATGTTGTTTATTGGCAAGCTGTTTTCTTTCAGCTCTGTGGGGAGAAGAGAGTCTCATGATGCAGTGCGAGCCTGCATCTCAGTACCATGCCCGGGAATGTCAGTGAATGAGATACAAGGGTGTACAGACATCAGTGGTGATCCAAAGGCAAGTAAATCCACCaatatggatggatgaatattttcTGTCCTGaggtttattttagttgtaatttttGTCTAAAAGACAAAGTATTAGTTAATGAATCATATATTGAAGTGCAGCTTTGTGATTTCAATACAAGAATAAAGCACTTTGACATATTTTGGACACTAAGATGATTATTATATGTGATTGTTCAAAATGTTCTTTGTTACATTTATACTACTCAGTATAAATGTAGCTTCTGTTTTGTTAAAATgcttatttaaagtttttaattggaaaaactaGTTTGGTAGTGAATTGCAAAATtttgattatgatgatgatggagtgagcaaattaaatgcattttggccaTTTGTTATCCCTCATACTGTCTTACATAGAGTTACATCATTTTACACATTACACAGCATTTTTGACATGTCAAGTTTTCTTTTGTGAAAAAAGGCCTTTTCCAGACCAGTCATCTCTGCTTTTATAAGCCCACTGATTCTCCAAATGCTTTCAAACACATCTAAGGGGTTCAATCAGAAAGTACATTGAATCTGGAGATAAATTTATTGCCCTCTCGATGTGAAAATATGTCTTAAATATTAGATAAAGTACatgtcttgttttttaaattgatagACGCAGACGATGAACCGAAGAACTGATGGTGAAAGTGGAACAACAGTGAAGAGCCCCACTCAAGACACAGTAATAGGTTAGACTTTCAACAGTCActttattctgaataaaatcAACTTATCCATTTAAGTTGCAATGCTAGTTGCTCTAATAAGTAATAGCTCTAAGATGTAATGTGTGCTTACCATTTTGCAGTTTGCAAGCAGAAGTGAAGACCAAATATGACATGTGTAAGTCATGAACCTGATGACTAGCTATGGGCAGTCAATCAAAACATGCCTAGTGCTGAATTTTGTCAGTGTGTGCTTTCCTCCACCATATTTATGTTCATTTCTTGTCAGCCGTATTGTTTTTTGGTAGCAGTTTGAAATTCAGGTGAATGGGAATCATTTCACTGCAGCGCTACACCATGCAGCCTGTGCTTTTCAAAAGAATTGGTTCATAGGAATGACCTCTCATTCTCAGGCTCATATACAGTGTTGGAGTTTGCATGCATACACTCATTCATCCACGTT
Encoded proteins:
- the LOC114454937 gene encoding uncharacterized protein LOC114454937 isoform X2, with the protein product MEETVRTLLQNQESLDGPKVDPLDLMKAYKDKLLEEMWKQQDSLEGPPASADQPPSSEASGGSEESSKDSNPLLERLQALEAENSALSMENDNQRKQYERCLDEVANQVVQALLTQKDLKEECVKLRTRVFDLEQQNRILSMLFQQRVKMSTAPVSQEFQRNGKAGIPAGRWPSLLSLTCPRSSVSGSGSEQSLSSACSEYSSGSHTWAEGRGFTKQCAINRDKRISAGSVSSYHSTTSEQADLGWKEGHILKGLKRLQMSNLKEASSLASVPHCKDCMTSNEGIYSLGVKCGQQSTATKKPAPTTKLVIPELQIPTLDSDGAEEEPNKLGNGESNSHTENVLLCLENLDASRDIVQNIQDDPVKLFHSPVTDNYQFLESPLLKPGISPTDSLTQLGDKNKSSLEKGKSIKFSDKNNNQERSTERKSRLDQIKRQQGRLPIKLIESGTNIVSLSVQHTGTQALSCMNEARQRSSSLDVPYYRNQGSQPGSENQDLSDSESSQRKPKPQLCDSARKAFILRSKSADAGQDQLKHTHSPLHQKLIKDPKSKGQLIQNPTAHSVPNKRTNLSKTQASSKGLLCEIEKDGSLPVSTSSKSLECVRSPLASPVKHSKTCRTPVVCDSSKSPTKSSWPNTKFPLNNDSIEENIYDNQPCSPRKQRRQDKHWDASLPEYWPQSPPLPPGRSTSLLEPINNSTNDQTSSGQLQSSTTGKIINIQDNQHMGTDGELLKNLPAQNYHGHLSKIIQGQESLGTESIQLLTDQTATSFNENCAFSLLPSQSILQRSQQSISEPKLSEVIPPVYSNIYYHGIAKNPQISVSRAIKRSLPVNAKSHEAIAGQETNTFLIFGRQNQEDSNMSAQRAQSFQTFTCDPQMIHDCGAHEKAHKKIELRCNSLDSEPTVQPVASDSGVMLDWGFDEEGWLFKRSVSVSTRPPLKPVMGMNGAKARSQSFGARYMDRPSFNRSGKVRTQIKTHSGSSLNSLGDVLPGSMSCSSSYHCPMNRSLLNNFLIEEGLAVPSHLGSSSERLQSLKQQREQARRLQIEQQFSSAFGEPVSEEPERQSTITTIEEKVMLGIEENLHKSKEQERSQEVKQKPGSSLANWFGFRKSKLPAPSNKKADPPKAKEEKREQKITSLLGGKQTKAEKKRDRRKSDGKDSSVGRRESHDAVRACISVPCPGMSVNEIQGCTDISGDPKTQTMNRRTDGESGTTVKSPTQDTVIVCKQK
- the LOC114454937 gene encoding uncharacterized protein LOC114454937 isoform X1 — protein: MEETVRTLLQNQESLDGPKVDPLDLMKAYKDKLLEEMWKQQDSLEGPPASADQPPSSEASGGSEESSKDSNPLLERLQALEAENSALSMENDNQRKQYERCLDEVANQVVQALLTQKDLKEECVKLRTRVFDLEQQNRILSMLFQQRVKMSTAPVSQEFQRNGKAGIPAGRWPSLLSLTCPRSSVSGSGSEQSLSSACSEYSSGSHTWAEGRGFTKQCAINRDKRISAGSVSSYHSTTSEQADLGWKEGHILKGLKRLQMSNLKEASSLASVPHCKDCMTSNEGIYSLGVKCGQQSTATKKPAPTTKLVIPELQIPTLDSDGAEEEPNKLGNGESNSHTENVLLCLENLDASRDIVQNIQDDPVKLFHSPVTDNYQFLESPLLKPGISPTDSLTQLGDKNKSSLEKGKSIKFSDKNNNQERSTERKSRLDQIKRQQGRLPIKLIESGTNIVSLSVQHTGTQALSCMNEARQRSSSLDVPYYRNQGSQPGSENQDLSDSESSQRKPKPQLCDSARKAFILRSKSADAGQDQLKHTHSPLHQKLIKDPKSKGQLIQNPTAHSVPNKRTNLSKTQASSKGLLCEIEKDGSLPVSTSSKSLECVRSPLASPVKHSKTCRTPVVCDSSKSPTKSSWPNTKFPLNNDSIEENIYDNQPCSPRKQRRQDKHWDASLPEYWPQSPPLPPGRSTSLLEPINNSTNDQTSSGQLQSSTTGKIINIQDNQHMGTDGELLKNLPAQNYHGHLSKIIQGQESLGTESIQLLTDQTATSFNENCAFSLLPSQSILQRSQQSISEPKLSEVIPPVYSNIYYHGIAKNPQISVSRAIKRSLPVNAKSHEAIAGQETNTFLIFGRQNQEDSNMSAQRAQSFQTFTCDPQMIHDCGAHEKAHKKIELRCNSLDSEPTVQPVASDSGVMLDWGFDEEGWLFKRSVSVSTRPPLKPVMGMNGAKARSQSFGARYMDRPSFNRSGKVRTQIKTHSGSSLNSLGDVLPGSMSCSSSYHCPMNRSLLNNFLIEEGLAVPSHLGSSSERLQSLKQQREQARRLQIEQQFSSAFGEPVSEEPERQSTITTIEEKVMLGIEENLHKSKEQERSQEVKQKPGSSLANWFGFRKSKLPAPSNKKADPPKAKEEKREQKITSLLGGKQTKAEKKRDRRKSDGKDSSVGRRESHDAVRACISVPCPGMSVNEIQGCTDISGDPKTQTMNRRTDGESGTTVKSPTQDTVIGSGCKMRTLDSGIGTISLPESCSFFSSILHLLPKSTSTPEQSLSPPSVPCSSGEDVSPSPLPRWRIPSSVKDRGNTGVPNSLSDSSMTRVQSVPFPTVAFLQPLQPLSQPLMTSASVYDTQSRLPRPPQGGMEPKKMTYVKSKSRATVSQQTEQTRLQLAN